Sequence from the Bremerella volcania genome:
ATGAAGAACACGGCCGCGAAACTTTCGCGAAACGGAAGCGTCAGGGCATCGACCTGCTGCGTGAAGCGATTTCCGCCGAGGATCAGCCCCGCTCCAAAAGCGCCGAATGCCGCCGGCAGACCCAGCATATGAGCCACGAAACAGCCGCCACCCAGCAATGCCAATGCGAACAGCAGCAGAAGCTCACGACTACGAAGCATCGAGAACAACGGCAATGCAAAACGATGGGTCACGAACGCCAGGACCGGGATCGTGGTGACGAACAAAAGGGATACGATCGCCAGGCGGATGAACTCGAAGCTGGAGTTCTCGCCGGTCGCGGCCAGCAGAGGAACGGCCAGCATCAGGGGAACGATCGCCATATCTTGAAACAGCAAAATCCCGACGCTGCGGATACCAGCCGGCGAGGAAGCCACGTTCAGCTCGTGCAGCGCGCGGAATACGAGCACCGTGGAACTAAGCGCCACGGCAGCCCCCAACAGCGCGGCCCCTTGCCAGGGAATCCCTATCAACGCGAACAACAAACTGGCCGGCACACTGACGGCGATCAGTTGAATGAAGCCGGCGACCAGGATCCAAGGCCCGACGTGCTTCAGTTCTTCCCACGAGATTTCAGTCCCAATCGAAAACAGGAGGAACAACGCCCCCATTTCCGCGAGATGTTTCAGATCGTGGTTTTCGGTATGCAAGATCTGCAGTCCGCCGTCGCCGATGATGGCCCCAACCACCAGGTAACCCACGATCGTCGAAACGTGGTAATAGCGACAAAACGCACCAGATACGAAGCCTGCTGCCAGGATAACGATCAGGTTGAGTGCCAGGATTTCAAGCGGTTGCACAGGCAATAACCCCGGAGGCCAAAGGCGAAGGTGCGTGATTCATGGTCGTTTTTGTTTCGATCGGACAGCCATTAG
This genomic interval carries:
- a CDS encoding cation:proton antiporter gives rise to the protein MQPLEILALNLIVILAAGFVSGAFCRYYHVSTIVGYLVVGAIIGDGGLQILHTENHDLKHLAEMGALFLLFSIGTEISWEELKHVGPWILVAGFIQLIAVSVPASLLFALIGIPWQGAALLGAAVALSSTVLVFRALHELNVASSPAGIRSVGILLFQDMAIVPLMLAVPLLAATGENSSFEFIRLAIVSLLFVTTIPVLAFVTHRFALPLFSMLRSRELLLLFALALLGGGCFVAHMLGLPAAFGAFGAGLILGGNRFTQQVDALTLPFRESFAAVFFISLGGLLDIQALLRDPMLVLIGFPLIVAVKTLGAALALKLSGMNWRVALLMGLGLSQVGELSFLLLSEGMESQLIDETHYNQMLVLAIGTMILTPGLIKWGVRKLRDETALHTKKEEKPIEAREQIREAVIIGVGPVARQVASRIETSGADVRFIDLNSVNTYPLIQAGFRAVTGDATKRKTLEEAEIAHANLALVAVPDDEASVQIVKSIRSMNRHCTILARCRYQRNRERLHLVGADYVTDEESQTALQLIGMIEKLAESESF